From a single Rutidosis leptorrhynchoides isolate AG116_Rl617_1_P2 chromosome 5, CSIRO_AGI_Rlap_v1, whole genome shotgun sequence genomic region:
- the LOC139847902 gene encoding GDSL esterase/lipase At1g71691-like produces MGNNERSIMNTYSCLLWMLFVGMLLSKGDFVYGQDYGDGGNNGGFDASSPEAAASAAAKEMVPAMFIFGDSLIDNGNNNDLASLAKANYFPYGIDFNGGPTGRFSNGYTMVDAIAELLGLPLIPAYSQASNSPDQMLHGVNFASAAAGILDITGRNFVGRIPFNQQIKNFENSLDEITTALGASNNLNQALARCIFFVGMGSNDYLNNYLMPNYNTRNQYDGNQFADLLSQEYTTQLKELYNLGARKFVLAGIGLMGCIPSILAQGESGRCSDEVNQLVLPFNANMKTMINNLSTNLPGSKFVFIDVHNMFQDILANAGSYGFQVVDRGCCGIGRNRGQITCLPMQAPCLNRNEYVFWDAFHPTEAVNVLMGKKAFSGAPDVVYPINIQQLANL; encoded by the exons ATGGGTAACAATGAAAGATCAATCATGAATACATATTCTTGCTTATTATGGATGTTGTTTGTTGGAATGTTGTTGAGTAAGGGTGATTTTGTATATGGACAAGATTATGGAGATGGTGGTAATAATGGCGGTTTTGATGCATCTTCTCCGGAAGCAGCAGCTTCAGCCGCTGCGAAAGAAATGGTGCCGGCGATGTTCATATTTGGAGACTCACTCAttgataatggaaataataatgatTTAGCTTCTTTAGCTAAAGCTAATTATTTTCCTTATGGTATTGACTTTAATGGAGGTCCTACTGGTAGATTTTCTAATGGTTATACCATGGTTGATGCTATAG CTGAATTACTTGGACTACCATTGATACCTGCCTATTCGCAAGCATCGAATTCACCAGATCAAATGCTGCATGGTGTCAATTTTGCGTCAGCTGCTGCTGGAATTCTTGATATTACTGGCAGAAATTTT GTGGGTCGAATTCCGTTTAATCAGCAGATAAAGAACTTCGAAAACAGTTTAGATGAGATTACTACTGCATTAGGTGCTTCCAATAATCTTAATCAAGCACTTGCCAGATGCATTTTCTTTGTAGGAATGGGTAGTAATGACTACTTAAACAATTATCTCATGCCTAATTACAATACTCGCAACCAATATGACGGTAATCAATTCGCTGATCTTTTGTCCCAAGAGTACACTACACAGCTTAAA GAACTTTACAATCTTGGAGCTCGAAAGTTTGTTTTAGCGGGGATCGGGCTAATGGGTTGTATTCCAAGTATTTTAGCACAAGGTGAATCAGGAAGATGCTCAGATGAAGTGAACCAACTTGTGCTACCTTTTAATGCAAATATGAAGACCATGATTAATAATCTAAGCACCAATCTTCCTGGTTCAAAATTCGTTTTCATCGATGTACATAACATGTTTCAAGACATCCTTGCGAACGCTGGATCTTATG GTTTTCAAGTAGTGGACAGGGGATGTTGTGGAATAGGGAGAAATAGAGGGCAGATAACATGTTTACCGATGCAAGCGCCTTGTTTGAACAGAAACGAGTATGTTTTCTGGGACGCGTTTCATCCCACCGAAGCTGTGAATGTGTTGATGGGAAAGAAAGCTTTTAGTGGTGCTCCTGATGTTGTTTATCCCATTAACATTCAACAACTAGCAAACCTTTGA